The stretch of DNA AGATTACCTTCGGAATTTTCAAAATCAATAGGATTAACTTTATGCGGCATAGCAGAAGAACCAACTTCACCTTCTTTTATTTTTTGTTTAAAATAATCTATTGATATATAAGTCCAGAAATCCCTGTTAAGGTCAATTAATATTGTATTTATTCTTTTCAAATTATCAAAGATAGCTCCAAGGTCATCATAATGAGCAATTTGTGTAGTAGTTTGAGAACGTTCTAATCCTAAAGTATCGTTTATGAAATTATTTGCAAATTCAACCCAGTCAATATCAGGATATGCAACATGATGTGCATTAAAATTGCCTGTTGCACCGCCAAATTTTGCTGAGCAAGGAATTGATTTCAAGAGATTAAACTGGTTTGTTAATCTTTCTACAAATACTTTAATTTCTTTTCCAAGTCGTGTAGGAGAGGCAGGTTGTCCGTGAGTTCTTGCCAGCATTGGTATATCTGCCCATGCATCAGATAATGAAGTTAATTTATCAATAGTATCTTCTAAAAGAGGGTAATAAATATTGTTTATTGCATCCCTTAATGAATATGGTATGGCTGTGTTATTTATATCCTGTGATGTTAATCCGAAATGAATAAATTCTTTAAACTTTCCAAAACCAATTTTTTCGAATTTTTCTTTTAAAAAATATTCAACAGCTTTAACATCATGATTTGTTGTACTTTCAATTTCTTTTATTCGTTTTGCATTATTAATATCAAATTCAAAGTATATTTCACGAAGTTTTTCGTAATCATTTTTATTAAATTCTTTTAATTGTGTAATTGGTAAATTACATAATGCAATAAAATATTCAATTTCAACTAATAATCTATACTTTATCAGTGCATATTCAGAAAAATATTG from Bacteroidales bacterium encodes:
- the purB gene encoding adenylosuccinate lyase, with translation MELHELSAISPIDGRYRNKVDELDQYFSEYALIKYRLLVEIEYFIALCNLPITQLKEFNKNDYEKLREIYFEFDINNAKRIKEIESTTNHDVKAVEYFLKEKFEKIGFGKFKEFIHFGLTSQDINNTAIPYSLRDAINNIYYPLLEDTIDKLTSLSDAWADIPMLARTHGQPASPTRLGKEIKVFVERLTNQFNLLKSIPCSAKFGGATGNFNAHHVAYPDIDWVEFANNFINDTLGLERSQTTTQIAHYDDLGAIFDNLKRINTILIDLNRDFWTYISIDYFKQKIKEGEVGSSAMPHKVNPIDFENSEGNLGVANAIFEHFSAKLPISRLQRDLTDSTVLRNIGIPIAHTIIALKSLKKGLDKLIINHTVIEDDLEKNWSIIAEAIQTILRREKYPDPYEKLKELTRTHSSITKSSIFEFIDKLDVNKKVKEELKNINPFNYTGI